One genomic region from Panthera tigris isolate Pti1 chromosome D1, P.tigris_Pti1_mat1.1, whole genome shotgun sequence encodes:
- the LOC122231201 gene encoding uncharacterized protein LOC122231201, which yields MAPPSCFPHASFSRRLRARPEKGPGAPRACWVIGEGQGTYNPLRAPDGVRTGPSPGKGKAGSKPRVHLVPGAEPAGILFSLHTGHMIVHGLFSAEVRFLNFCECFWKGREGASWFSPLCDITLVGQVQVFANHLEAGQCWGPRVGTLQELMEVTTSDVSDKQCDSGQGVGVLNAQVCWQSRHTTLSYATICWEESCWARTCCTLTSTHPSSDLVMSSPSLQQGSEPLSCSLPCDPCSSVSVTSLFSGWKRAGGRGSGFEDGQEHRQRDRLVRTAQGLP from the coding sequence ATGGCACCCCCATCCTGCTTCCCTCATGCATCTTTCAGCAGGAGATTGAGAGCCAGGCCTGAGAAGGGGCCGGGAGCTCCACGTGCTTGCTGGGTAATAGGTGAAGGGCAAGGAACTTACAATCCTTTGAGAGCCCCCGACGGAGTGAGAACTGGGCCCTCCCCGGGGAAAGGGAAAGCGGGGAGCAAGCCGCGGGTCCACCTGGTTCCCGGTGCCGAGCCAGCAGGGATCTTATTTTCACTGCACACTGGTCACATGATTGTTCATGGTCTGTTTAGTGCAGAAGTCCGGTTTCTGAATTTCTGCGAATGTTtctggaaggggagggaaggggccagcTGGTTCAGTCCTCTCTGTGACATCACCTTGGTAGGGCAGGTGCAGGTGTTTGCCAACCACCTGGAAGCAGGGCAGTGCTGGGGACCCCGTGTTGGCACCCTCCAGGAGTTAATGGAGGTGACAACAAGCGATGTCTCTGACAAGCAGTGTGACTCGGGCCAGGGAGTTGGTGTTTTGAACGCACAAGTCTGCTGGCAAAGCAGACACACAACCCTCTCCTATGCCACGATCTGCTGGGAGGAGTCCTGCTGGGCGCGGACGTGCTGCACCTTGACCAGCACGCATCCCTCTTCCGACCTGGTGATGTCTTCTCCGTCTCTCCAGCAGGGAAGTGAACCATTAAGCTGCTCTCTGCCTTGTGACCCGTGCTCCTCAGTGTCAGTGACATCACTGTTCTCCGGGTGGaagagggctgggggcagaggctcTGGTTTTGAAGACGGTCAGGAGCACAGACAGCGGGACCGCCTGGTTCGGACAGCACAGGGTCTCCCCTGA